The Streptomyces fungicidicus nucleotide sequence GGTCGTCGGCGTGCACCGAGACCAGCAGCACCCCGTCCACCCGGTGCGCGGCGAGGTACTGGGCCAGCCGGTTCCGCTCCCGGTCGCTGCCCGCGAAGATCAGCAGCAGCTGCATCTCGGTGTCGGACATCGCCGCGCCGACGCCCCGGAGCATGTCCGAGAAGTAGGGCTCCGCGAAGAAGCGGGTCTCCGGCTCGGGGACGACGAGGGCGATGGCGTCGGTGCGGTTGGCGGCCAGGGCGCGGGCGGCCGTGTTCGGGACGTAACCGAGTTCGGCGACCGCGGCCTCCACGGCGGCGCGCGTGGCGTCGCTCACCCGGGGCGAGCCGTTGATCACCCGGGAGACCGTGCCGCGGCCCACACCGGCGCGCGCGGCCACCTCTTCGAGGGTGGGCCGGCCGCCGCTGCGGCCCCGCGCTCCGTGGCTTGCCATCGGCCCCGCCTTCCTTCGAACGTCGCACCGGCCTGGAATGTAACAGCCCCGTCCGTGACGGTGACCACCGCCGGGAGGGCGGCGGGCGGACTCCGTGCTTCCGTATGGCGGCTCCGGTGTGTCCAGTTAACAGGCAGATAACTGAAGGCACTTCGCGGCGTCTGTTCCCTTGACACCCTCGCCCGGACCCGCGACTCTTCAACACATCACTTGTGGGAGCGCTCCCACAGTACCTGACACATACACAACCCGCACGTTCCCCGCCCGAGCCGCAACGCGCAAGCAACGGGTCCAACAAAGCCGTTGGCCGGGGGGTCGGCACGTCAGGGCAACAGGAGGACGCAATGCGAGCACGTACCCTCCCCCTCTCCCGTCAGCGGTCGGGCGGGGGGAAGCCGATCGCCCGTAAGGCACTGGCCATCGCGGCAGTGGTGTCGCTGGGCACCGGTCTGCTGGCCGGCTGTGCCGACGACGGTGGAGACGACGACTCCGGATCCTCGTCCGGTGGTGAGGGCAAGACCACTATCACGCTCGGCCTGTTCGGCACCATGGGCTTCAAGGAAGCCGGTCTCTACGCCGAGTACGAGAAGCTGAACCCGGACATCAAGATCGCCGAGAACGTCGTCGAGCGCAACGAGAACTACTACCCCGCGCTCGTCAACCACCTCACCACCAACAGCGGTCTGATGGACGTCCAGGCCATCGAAGTCGCCAACATCGCCGAGGTCGTCGGCACCCAGGCGGACAAGTTCACGGACATGTCCAAGGTCGAGGGCGTGAAGAAGGACGGCTGGCTGCCCTGGAAGTGGGAGCAGGCCACCGCCAAGAGCGGCCAGACGATCGGTCTCGGCACCGACGTCGGCCCGATGGCCATCTGCTACCGCAAGGACCTCTTCGAGAAGGCCGGTCTGCCGACCGACCGCGAGGAGGTCGGCAAGCTGTGGGCCGGCGACTGGAAGAAGTTCATCGAGACCGGTGAGAAGTACAAGAAGAAGGCCGGCAACGACACCTTCTTCATGGACTCCCCCGGTGGCCTGATCAACGCCGTCCTCAGCAGTGAGGAG carries:
- a CDS encoding ABC transporter substrate-binding protein; the encoded protein is MRARTLPLSRQRSGGGKPIARKALAIAAVVSLGTGLLAGCADDGGDDDSGSSSGGEGKTTITLGLFGTMGFKEAGLYAEYEKLNPDIKIAENVVERNENYYPALVNHLTTNSGLMDVQAIEVANIAEVVGTQADKFTDMSKVEGVKKDGWLPWKWEQATAKSGQTIGLGTDVGPMAICYRKDLFEKAGLPTDREEVGKLWAGDWKKFIETGEKYKKKAGNDTFFMDSPGGLINAVLSSEEQKFYDASGEVIYKTNPAVKDAFDLTAEAAEKGLVQSQTQFQPAWDTTIANSKFATIACPPWMLGTIKGKSKPDSAGKWDVAVAPKSGNWGGSFLGVPKSGKNVEEAQKLVAWLTAPEQQAKLFKVQGSFPSAPAAYESAEVTGAKNEMTGDSPIGEIFSEAAKQIPVQVIGPKDQIIQQGLTDNGVILVTKGKSVEEAWETATKTIDNNLDK